From the genome of Myxocyprinus asiaticus isolate MX2 ecotype Aquarium Trade chromosome 39, UBuf_Myxa_2, whole genome shotgun sequence:
AGCCCACTCTCGAATGCTTTTGGctagtcagtctttaaaagcaggacaaagcaacacgaatggaatttgcatgtctacaaatgtacgAAGATGGTTTAAAAATAGATTAAACACCATAAACATAACCAACACAGGTCttattttccctatattttgtcaaatgctgggcttaatTTTTACAAAGACAGAGAAAAATGTCAAGCAAAGCCTAATAATATCTTACACTTTGCATTAAAGCAGATCATTTCCATTTGTAATTCATGTTATTTTATCTGTATAGTCTTcagccatttttacacattcataaattggggattatgttttgtgcatacctataaaCTACTCTTACTGCATTCacctctttctctccttgttgaacgcgACTGAATCACATGCCAAACTGAACGAATgacatgcagctcctcctctcgttcagtcaTTCATGTTGTTCGCAAAttagtttaccagtacattcagttcattcatgaatgagacatctcatctcgttcagactcaaatgactgaCTCGACTGGTTCAGTTATTGGCTtatgctatagtcagtctttacaggcatgaaaagccaccaaagcagtttCACGCTTCAAACTAGATCTCACTGGCTTCGAAAGGGAAATATGTCAGTGAaagagaaatatgagtcagtgtatagAGTGAatgagaacgattcgttcacttaaaaaaaTTCGTTCAAAAAGGCTGATTCATTCACGAACGAAACATCAAACTTAACCATGATAGTAATGTAACAAGGCCTGTTGTGTACCACTGAAGAAAGATAAACGTATGGTTTTTGAACACGCATTTGTGATACTTTTCCTAAtatttacccctaacccaaacctcatacctaaacctaacaataaaGTCGAACCCCGTACCATGACTGTAATtggaaaatatgttttgtttacCATGGAAGAAAGGACATATCAGGGTTTAGAATGAGATGAAGGAAACATGTGTGATTGGTTGATCTCAAATTAATTCATTGTCGtgtacgatttcgccatctcatgtGAATTAGTATGAATTATCATGAGACAGTTTGCCACATCCTTgtatacagaaaataacagacCAATGTAGGCATAGTGacaaaaaattcatttttcaatGAAGAGTGTTAAACTTCATTATTCAGCAAACgttttcactgtattttttaaataacactcTTTTTATTATCAGAAACAGTGAcataaagctaaaaaaaacacagttaatgtttatttaaagcAGTTTTTCCAATAAAAAAAGATTAGACTAAAACGATGAATATCCTCTAAAcactaaattatatttgtaatgaaaTGTTATACTAATgataatgaaatgtgatgtttCATGGAGTCTTACAAAacctgtggtggtaccatggtgcaGCGATGAGATCACATGTACTATGGTACTGcatgattactatattcatataccatggtattggtACACCAAGAATGGTATGAATGGTCCaaacaaacatggtattaccatagtacatattTGTAAGTGCAGGAGCAAGAGTGAGTAAAATGAGGCACACCTCTGTGTCTGAAGGAATTTTCTCTGGATCGGACGTCTGGGGAGTTCAGGGCCTTGTCACTGAAGTGGGGGGACGAGGGGTCTTTATCACTGGACACATCTGGAAGCGGCTCTCTGTCTGTGATGCAAGGTGTGATGCTCTGCTGCCTCTTCAGGGCGAGCGGTGACGTCACACCCTGAATAAACAGAGGATGAATAGGAAATATACCTCTTTCTAATCCAGAGATTAAAGATGCCTAAATATTCTGTTAGACTCATGGGAGATTAAAACACTTTTCATTGATATAGGGTCTGGCAAAGGCACTGCCATGTGACATATTACATAACATTAATCGAGAATAATCCAGTTCTTCTCGTGTGTAGAAAAGCCTTCAAACTGCATTTATGTTGCATGTTGCTCATCAtgtaaatatacaattttaagtTTAAATTTCAGAGAACACTTTCAGTTATTAAAGAAGCATAAAGCATGCAGTGTAacaatgtcaaaaataaataaataaatggaaatagaATGATGTAACAGTAacagcattaaaaaaatgtataattatgtaAAATTTTAACCTAAATTCTTTATGTTGAATTATGAAAAAGCTCATGGACATgtatgttatttgtcaactaatTGCTATCAGTAAACTCAAGATGGCCAAATGCAATTACCAAATAGTCCAAAATAATCCAatgatcataataataaaaaattatatatatatattgattatttGTTCTGAAAAGATTTTTCATGTTAATGTTTTCTTCTGATGTTTTGATGGTCATTTTTCTTTATTCGATGGAAAAGAGATTGTGAATGTCCTCTAAgctggttaattttttttaatttatttattttatgttataataTTTACCCAGTGGGgtgcaaaagtctgagaccactataaatacttttatattgctttcttttcttttctaaatttatttaaaaatatttaaaaaaactaaaactgaattgaatctaaaattaaaattaattgaaaaactacCTGAACTGGAGAATTTCTTTGTACTGGGTACAAGAAATAGTACAGACAGTAGCGGATTCTGGCATAGGCGATAGAGGCAGCCGCCTAGGGCAGCAGCGCTCTCTGGGGCGGCACCACAGGGTACCTGATCAGCCGCCCCCCACACAGAGCTCACAAGATCGCGATGGGGAAAAGGTGCTCCGAACTCTGCTGGCTCGCgttgggagaaaggtgccccaaatcgtgccaccccgCCCCCGCAGAGAGCTTGCAAGTTCGCGATGGGGGAAAggtgccccgagttgttcctgaaaggctactcagccttaTGGTTAAGATAAtgaatgttcataatgtattcttacattctgaacaaacataagataatcatgatcaacagtatagttacttcatttctatatttgttgtctcgttatttttatttaaagatagtttaaagatagttcaccctaaaataaaaattctgtcatcatttactcaccctcataccattctagaaacatggctttctttcttttgcagaatacaaattaagatttttagaagaatatttcagctctgtaggtccataaaatgcaagtgaatgttggccagaactttgaagctccaaaaagcacataaaggcagcataaaataatttataagactccagtggttaaatcaaagtCTTTAGAAGAAatttgtgtgggtgagaaacagatcaatatttaagtcctttttttaatataaatctccacttacactttcagacgtgaaagtgaaattaaacaggcatcaaatgtgactttcagatgtgaaagtggagatttagagtataaaaaaggacttaaatattgatctgtttctcatgttgttgttgttgttgttattaaggGGGGCACCACGTCGGATCTCatctagggcaccaagtaagccagaaccgccactgagTACAGAATCTTAAaacatttgtattcatttaatgTCGTTTCTTTGCTTAAAAAAACCAAATTTGAAATCCTTAAACTTTGTTAATTTAcaggtttaaatgaaataaataaatcccaAATTTCCAATGTGGTCTAAGACTTTTGGACCCTACTGTATATGTTGTAGTAATGAAATGTGATGATAATGAAAGGTAATGATGTTTTAAAGATTAACGCACCTCCTTCACCTTCCTGAGTAACTTCAGCCATTGACTGTTgggaacaaaaaaaaagtgtcactTCCAGTCAACAAGTCTGCTGAAATATCTCtttctttttaagaaaatgaaTGCAATACCCATCAGCATAGGTACTTTGCTTGTTTTGTACAATTTAACAGCACACAAGTCTTTCATCGATAAATATTTATATGATGAGGATAATTATTCAGCAAACTCAAGCATGTGAGCTCACCTGCACTCATCAGGGCTGTCGGACAGCAGCAGGAGGAATTTGTCTTGGGGCAAGATGAGGGCAAAGCAGCTGTCTCTGCGCCCTCCAGGGGGTAAACGGGGCAAGTCCAGGATTTCTTTACCCTCCACAATGGACTCACAGTTACTCTGCAGCGCCACCACCTGGTCAGGCGGTGAGTCTACATCTTTGCAAACCATCAAATTTCCTTCTACCGTCAATACCAGATACTTCTCCTTCCATTGCTTGAACATGAAGCCCccttcaaaacaaaataaaacttcaGGGTATGTTTGTGGCCCATTCTCAGGAAACTATGCAATTTTGGCCTGGAAATTTCAGGATATATAtgcttttgtgtatatctcatccaaaattgtttcaaaaatttaaacgagatataacataaaacaaaggcaactgattaacacaaaatacagttttcaatatatatatatatatatatatatatatatatatatatatatatatatatatatatatatatatatatatatttatttatattttattgaagcaaaaaagttatccaacacctaaattgtcacccatgtgaaaaactaactgcccccttaaacttacagtaatagctggttgtgctacctttagcagcaacaactgcaaccaaacgcttctgatatctggagatcagtctttcacaacactgtggtggaattttggcccactcctctttgcagaactgctttagttcagccacattggagggtttttgagcatgaactgtccgtttaaggtcctgccacagcatctcaatcaggttcaagtcaggactttgactaggccactccaaaactttcattttcttcttttgagccattcagtgGTGGAcatactcctatgctttggatcattgtcttgctgcataatccagttgcacttgagcttcaactcacggactgatgaccggaaccagaattcatggttccctcaattattgctagttgtcctggccctgaagcagcaaagcatccccacaccatcatacTACCACCACTATGCTtaaccgtaggtatgatgttctttttgtggaattctgtgtttgaattacaccagatgtaacaggacccctgtcttccaaacagttccacttttgactcatcagtccacagaacattctcccaaaaggtttgaggatcatcaaggtgtgttttggcaaaattcagacaagccttaagaaagttcttaggataaataataagaagttcgtaagaatgttcctaagtgcaattcttgaaaaatccttaagaagttctcaaatatttgtctttttcatttttgttttttcgatcattttggctgtgttaatgcctcagttcctataatacatctataatacactgtgtacacaaaatagttacactcaggaccttcaggacaaaaatgtccccattgaaacccattaaaactgcaatatttgatcccagtgccattaaagcataaaatcatgaattctatgatattttgctttcattccggagccctggcttcaaaatttaaatttttctcatgtttagcctatggagcaaatacatgctttttccctattttctgtttgctgtattatagagcactgcaggccaactgaataaatgatgcagctaaaattgtgtgggtgtgttggtatggatgtcagagtgtgtgtgtgtgtgtgtgtgtgtgtgtgtgtgtgtgtgtaaaaaacaacagtggcattatgtaaacaaactggcatttaaagggttaaaatcctgaaaatgaatgaatatatggaagttatgatcagaactgatgttggttaaaaaatgttactcattgaaagtggaagaTCATATTAATCTATAATATTTTTATAGCAgtttttgacacagacattttgtcctctaaggacctctgagtaacttttttaaattgatgcacatgGGTTaagaatcttaatttttttctaaaaaataaaatgatagactttgacattgtctgatcagcctgctcatggGCTTGtcttgtctaatagcctacaacaaattcaatatttCAACACTGGTCAGTCGTAAcactaaatgtatctttttttttttttttttttttttttttaaataacaagcaCTTTGCGAtaatttttttgaatgtaaagtgtatgagatgtgttagtttaacgacattaactgtcataggagaatttacttgctgctaaccatttgataacttttaatttgacatggaggaaaaaaaaaaccttcagtagacaagagctggatgttcttgttgaggaaattactgcaagtaAAAAGTTCTCCTggggaagcttgataataatatcacgTCAGGGTAAATGGGAAAGATGGTGGAGGCTGTCTCCTCTGTGCCCAACTCCGATAGGGATGTTGAtggggggtgaaaaagaaagtcttagctttctaatgttataattattatgtctCTATGAATCCTAAAGGTTGTGGAGAGCGAGCGCTATATGCAGCACATCTGTTTGAATTAGCATGAtcggtcaccacattaagaagcttcaaaacaacatttattgtttgaatttggtgataacatttacatggtttgaaagctgaaaataaaaatataattaaacacaaaacagtcaaaaacgt
Proteins encoded in this window:
- the LOC127430002 gene encoding uncharacterized protein LOC127430002 isoform X2, which gives rise to MSTAVVHRGFLRKYGGFMFKQWKEKYLVLTVEGNLMVCKDVDSPPDQVVALQSNCESIVEGKEILDLPRLPPGGRRDSCFALILPQDKFLLLLSDSPDECSQWLKLLRKGVTSPLALKRQQSITPCITDREPLPDVSSDKDPSSPHFSDKALNSPDVRSRENSFRHRGSINQRPPRSPTIAPPLRSADCLRHGNSSDARAVRAVCLVMGGAAASSALGYLSSCPPASSNMAVHAPDMAHSTAFSEVGGGSPYHPCSQAIESPHFNSFDFEGDSDFDAFDCGGFDF
- the LOC127430002 gene encoding uncharacterized protein LOC127430002 isoform X1, with the protein product MSTAVVHRGFLRKYGGFMFKQWKEKYLVLTVEGNLMVCKDVDSPPDQVVALQSNCESIVEGKEILDLPRLPPGGRRDSCFALILPQDKFLLLLSDSPDECSQWLKLLRKVKEGVTSPLALKRQQSITPCITDREPLPDVSSDKDPSSPHFSDKALNSPDVRSRENSFRHRGSINQRPPRSPTIAPPLRSADCLRHGNSSDARAVRAVCLVMGGAAASSALGYLSSCPPASSNMAVHAPDMAHSTAFSEVGGGSPYHPCSQAIESPHFNSFDFEGDSDFDAFDCGGFDF